Part of the Catalinimonas alkaloidigena genome is shown below.
TCGTTAGGCCCAAAGTAATATTTATAAGAGAGTGTGCCGTTGCTTAGGTCTTCCAGCCCCATATTCACCGCCATATTCATCGTCTTGACCAGAGTGGTATTATCTTCTTCCGGGCTGTCTGTTGTTAAACGTGCCTGACTAAAAGACTCATCCGCGATGACAGCAGCACTAAAAAAGCGCTGCTTCATGGTAATCCATTTCAGCGGTACTTCTACTGTTTCTTCCTCCGCTCCATCGCCCATCAGGGATGATAACTGCTCAAAATCTCCATCAGCCGTATAGTAGTTCAATGAACTTCTGCGACGACTTTCTTCCATGTTCTGCTCCAGCGGGCGAAGCCGGCTGCTCCACAAAAACTGCAGATCACTACTGTTTAGTGCTCCTGTAGCATTTTGCAGCTCAAGATGATAACTTATTTCATATCCTCTTCCGGGAATGCTGTATACCTGCCTGATCTGCCCGCCCCCATCCAGCTTCGCTGAAAGTGTGACCACTGTAGTGTCTTCACCACTGACACTTACTTCAGAGGCATCGCTGTTATAGTATAGATTATAAAGGTCTATTTCACCGCTGGGAGTAGCCGCCAGTAAATTAATATCACTGCTTTCTTCATTGAAAAGTACGAGTTGATTACCTGATCCATCTTTATAATTTTTCAGCTCTACCCGCTCTACTGTTCCTCCGTGCGTATTAATTTCCAGAAGCACATCTTCACTTTCAACCGTTATGGTTTCAGCCGCCCCGCTTGCAGCCTGAGCAAATACCCCATAGCGCTCACGATTGCGTGCCTGTTGTAGGGAGTCTTTTTCGGCCGTTGCTCCTGCATCCTGCTCCATTACAGGCTCCTGCTGCTGTGCAGGTGCTTCATCTACCTGTTGAGCCTGTTGCTCATTTTCTGCCGGGGGTGCCGGTTCCGGTGCAAAAAACTGAAAGTAGACAATGAGTAAAAGGCCCGAAAGCAATAAGCCTATTGCTTGGTTTCTATCCATAATATTTTTAATTCTATGATAAGAATAGATACAATTTTATGCGTCTTAAAATTTCAAGAGCGCAATATTAATGATTAATGATCAATGTACAATGAACAAGCAGCAAGAGCTCATTCCTTCCTCTGTGTATAAGTCTTAAGCACTCAACTTTTTAAGTTGAATCTACATATAGGTTGCTCTCTTGCTGTTTTTTATTTCACTATACCCAAAATTATTGTTTATTTTCTTTGGCAGCCTTGATAAAACGTACAAACAAAGGGTGCGGGCTCAGGACCGTACTCTTAAGTTCGGGATGATACTGAGTGCCCAGAAACCAGGGGTGATCTTTAAGCTCAATGACTTCTACCAGTTTTGAATCCGGGTTGATACCACTGGCTATCATGCCCGCCTTTTCAAATCTTTCCAGGTATTCGTTGTTATATTCATAACGATGGCGGTGCCTCTCCTGTATGGTTTTGCGTCCGTAGGCCTGATATGCCAGGCTTCCTCTTTTAAGTTCACAATCGTAAGCTCCCAAACGCATGGTTCCTCCTTTGTTTACAATATTTTTCTGGTCTTCCATTAATGCGATCACCGGCTGCTTAGTTTTAGCATTCATCTCGGTTGAATTAGCGTCATGGATGTCTAACACATTACGCGCAAACTCTATCACTGCACATTGCATTCCCAGACAAATCCCGAAATATGGTATTTTATTTTCTCTGGCGTAACGTGCTGTCACCAGCTTGCCTGGAATACCACGTTCCCCAAAGCCCGGCGCTACCAGTATACCATCCAGCTCACCTAAAACCTCTTCTTTATTTTCTTCGCTTATGGATTCGGAAGAAATCCAGCTTAATCTGACTTTACATTCATTTTCAGCACCAGCATGTACAAATGCTTCAGCAATTGATTTGTAAGCGTCCGGCAGTTCCACATATTTACCAATCACCCCAATGTTCACCTCGCTCAATGGGTTTTTGTAACGACCCAGAAACTCTTTCCACTGCTCAATATCCGGTTCTCGCTTATGAGACAATTTGAGCTTGCTGAGTACCCTTTCATCCAGTTTCTCCTTCCGCATAAGTAGCGGCACATCGTAAATAGTATCCGCATCCACCGCCTCTATGACCGAGTTGATATTTACATTACAGAAAAGCGCGATTTTTTTCCTGATATCCATAGGAAGATGCCGTTCTGAACGACATACAAGAATATCCGGCTGTACGCCTGCTTCCGAAAGACGCTGAACCGAGTGCTGTGTTGGTTTGGTTTTAAGTTCTTTGGCAGCTTCCAGATAAGGAACTAAGGTAAGGTGAATGACCAGAAAGTTGCTACTCCCCAGCTCCCAGCGTGCCTGACGCACTGCTTCTATAAAAGGAAGAGATTCAATATCACCCACACAGCCCCCGATCTCGGTGATGACAATGTCAAACTCACCTTTTTCACCTAAGCGAAAGAAGTTAGACTTGATCTCATCTGTGATATGAGGAATCACCTGAACTGTCTTCCCTAAATAAACCCCCTTTCTTTCTTTGGTGATTACATTGTTGTAAATACGACCTGTAGTTACATTATTGGCTTGTGAAGTACGGACATTTAAAAACCGCTCGTAGTGCCCCAGGTCAAGATCCGTTTCTGCCCCATCATCTGTCACATAGCACTCGCCATGCTCATAGGGATTCATAGTGCCCGGATCAATATTGATGTAAGGATCAAATTTCTGGATGGTAACCCTGAAACCTCGCGACTGTAGCAGCTTACCCAGCGATGCTGAGATTATTCCTTTACCTAATGAAGATGTAACGCCTCCCGTTACGAAGATATACTTAACTGAACCCATAAGATGTTGCCTCCCATTGTTTTTGGACTTTAGCAAATATTATGGGGCACAAAGTTACGGGAATAAATAAGATTATTAAGTAATCCTGACGATTAAAGTTGATGCCAGCACAGATGATTGCTAAACGGTGATTTTTGTAACATTTTGCATATTATTAAGTAGTTAAATGGCAATGAATTTAATACTGACCCAAAAACTTTCAAATAAAACTTACATTAGATACATTAAGGTCTTTTGTGATTTATCCGATTACATTTTTTAGTTATAAGCCTAGATATTGTGGTTACAAAATTCATAAAATTAAATTTTTACGTGTAATTATTACACTTAATCAATAAGTAACGCATTTATTATCATATTTTTTAGTTAAGTTTTTTAATCTTTCTTCTGTACCTATATATAAATTTCTTGAATATTTTAAAAAATATCTCAACTTTATTTGTATATTTGAAAATGTAATATTATTTATTTTTTTTAGTACTTTACTCATAAATAGTATTGCAAGCGCACTGAAACAAAAAGACATACAAGATGCAAAGGCCTATTGCGATCATATTTTTCTGTTTGTCATGCCTGACGGGTTCGCAGGCCTGGGCAGGTAATAGTAACAACCTTCCTCATAGATTAATATTCCCACTTAGTGCTTTTGTCTCACCTACTGCTGATGCCAGCAATACACAAACTGAATATACCGATGAAGATGATAATGGTAGTGAAGAAGTAAGCCTTGATGCTTCTAATTCCTCTGATGCTGACGGTACCATTGAAAGCTATGTCTGGACGGAGAACAATGTGGAGATCGCTACTGGCGAAACTGCCGATGTGGAGCTTGCTGTTGGCGTGCACAACATTACTTTGACAGTTACCGATGATGATGGCGACTCTGATACCGATAATGTAGTCATTACTATTACTGAAGCTGAGAACCAGGCTCCTACCGCTAACGCAGGACAAGACCAATCTATCTCAGATGAAGATGATAATGGAAGTGAAGAAGTAAGCCTTGATGCTTCTAATTCCTCTGATGCTGATGGCACCATTGAAAGCTACGTCTGGACTGAAGGCGGTAACCAGATCGCTACTGGAATCAACCCTGATGTTACCCTCGATGTAGGCGTACACAACATTACGCTCACTGTCACCGACGATGATGGAGATTCTGATACTGATAATGTAGTCATTACTATTACTGAGCCTGCTAACACTCCTCCTACCGCTGATGCCAGCAATACACAAACTGAATATACCGATGAAGATGATAATGGTAGTGAAGAAGTAAGCCTTGATGCTTCTAATTCCTCTGATGCTGACGGTACCATTGAAAGCTATGTCTGGACGGAGAACAATGTGGAGATCGCTACTGGCGAAACTGCCGATGTGGAGCTTGCTGTTGGCGTGCACAACATTACTTTGACAGTTACCGATGATGATGGCGACTCTGATACCGATAATGTAGTCATTACTATTACTGAAGCTGAGAACCAGGCTCCTACCGCTAACGCAGGACAAGACCAATCTATCTCAGATGAAGATGATAATGGAAGTGAAGAAGTAAGCCTTGATGCTTCTAATTCCTCTGATGCTGATGGCACCATTGAAAGCTACGTCTGGACTGAAGGCGGTAACCAGATCGCTACTGGAATCAACCCTGATGTTACCCTCAATGTTGGCGTGCATAACATTACGCTCACTGTCACTGATGATGATGGAGATTCTGATACCGATAATGTAGTCATTACTATTACTGAAGCTGAGAATCAGGCTCCTACCGCTAATGCCGGACAAGACCAATCTATCTCAGATGAGGATGGTAATGGAAGTGAAGAAGTAAGCCTTGATGCTTCTAATTCCTCTGATGCTGACGGTACCATTGAAAGCTATGTCTGGACTGAAGGCGGTAACCAGATCGCTACTGGCGAAACTGCCGATGTGGAGCTTAATGTTGGCGTGCACAACATTACTTTGACAGTTACCGATGATGATGGGGATTCTGATACTGATAATGTAGTCATTACTATTACTGAAGCCGAGAACCAGGCTCCTACCGCTGATGCCGGACAAGACCAATCTATCTCAGATGAAGATGATAATGGAAGTGAGTCAGTTGAACTGGATGGCTCAGGCTCTTCTGATGCTGATGGCACCATTGAAAGCTATGTCTGGACGGAGAATAATGTGGAGATCGCTACTGGCGAAACTGCCGATGTAGACCTTAATGTTGGCGTACACAACATTACTTTGACAGTTACCGATGATGATGAGGCTACTGACACCGATAATGTAGTCATCACCATTACTGAAGCCGAGAACCAGCCTCCTACTGCTGATGCCGGACAGGATCAATCTATATCGGATGAGGATGGTAATGGAAGTGAAGAAGTAACATTAAATGGCTCTGCCTCTTCTGATGCTGACGGTACGATCACTGATTACGTCTGGACTGAAGGAGGCAACCAGATCGCTACTGGCGAAACTGCCGATGTGGAGCTTGCTGTTGGCGTGCACAACATTACTTTGACAGTTACCGACGATGATGGAGATTCTGATACTGATAATGTAGTCATCACTATTACTGAAGCCGAAAACCAGGCTCCTACCGCTAACGCCGGACAGGATCAATCTATCTCAGATGAAGATGATAATGGAAGTGAGTCAGTTGAACTGGATGGCTCAGGCTCTTCTGATGATGATGGCACCATTGAAAGCTATGTCTGGACGGAGAACAATGTGGAGATCGCTACTGGCGAAACTGCCGATGTAGACCTTAATGTTGGCGTACACAACATTACACTCACTGTCACCGATGATGATGGGGATTCTGATACTGATAATGTAGTCATTACTATTACTGAGCCTGCTAACACTCCTCCTACCGCTGATGCCAGCAATACACAAACTGAATATACTGATGAAGATGATAATGGTAGTGAAGAAGTAAGCCTTGATGCTTCTAATTCCTCTGATGCTGATGGCACCATTGAAAGCTATGTCTGGACTGAAGGCGGTAACCAGATCGCTACTGGAATCAACCCTGATGTTACCCTCGATGTAGGCGTACACAACATTACGCTCACTGTCACCGACGATGATGGAGATTCTGATACCGATAATGTAGTCATCACTATTACTGAAGCTGAGAACCAGGCTCCTACCGCTGATGCCGGACAGGATCAATCTATCTCAGATGAAGATGATAATGGAAGTGAGTCAGTTGAACTGGATGGCTCAGGCTCTTCTGATGATGATGGCACCATTGAAAGCTATGTCTGGACGGAGAACAATGTGGAGATCGCTACTGGCGAAACTGCCGATGTAGACCTTAATGTTGGCGTACACAACATTACACTCACTGTCACCGATGATGATGGGGATTCTGATACTGATAATGTAGTCATTACTATTACTGAGCCTGCTAACACTCCTCCTACCGCTGATGCCAGCAATACACAAACTGAATATACTGATGAAGATGATAATGGTAGTGAAGAAGTAAGCCTTGATGCTTCTAATTCCTCTGATGCTGATGGCACCATTGAAAGCTATGTCTGGACTGAAGGCGGTAACCAGATCGCTACTGGAATCAACCCTGATGTTACCCTCGATGTAGGCGTACACAACATTACGCTCACTGTCACCGACGATGATGGAGATTCTGATACTGATAATGTAGTCATCACTATTACTGAAGCCGAAAACCAGGCTCCTACCGCTAATGCCGGACAGGATCAATCTATCTCAGATGAAGATGATAATGGAAGTGAGTCAGTTGAACTGGATGGCTCAGGCTCTTCTGATGCTGACGGTACGATCACTGATTACGTCTGGACTGAAGGAGGCAACCAGATCGCTACTGGTGAAACTGCCGATGTAGATCTTAATGTAGGCGTACACAACATTACTTTGACAGTTACCGACGATGATGGTGATTCTGATACTGATAATGTAGTCATTACTATTACTGAGCCTGCTAACACTCCTCCTACCGCTGATGCCAGCAATACACAAACTGAATATACCGATGAAGATGATAATGGTAGTGAAGAAGTAAGCCTTGATGCTTCTAATTCCTCTGATGCTGATGGCACCATTGAAAGCTATGTCTGGACTGAAGGCGGTAACCAAATTGCTACTGGTGAAACTGCCGATGTAGATCTTAATGTTGGCGTACACAACATTACTTTGACAGTTACCGATGATGATGGGGATTCTGATACCGATAATGTAGTCATTACTATTACTGAAGCTGAGAACCAGGCTCCTACTGCTAATGCCGGACAGGATCAATCTATCTCAGATGAAGATGATAATGGAAGTGAGTCAGTTGAACTGGATGGCTCAGGCTCTTCTGATGATGATGGCACCATTGAAAGCTATGTCTGGACGGAGAACAATGTGGAGATCGCTACTGGCGAAACTGCCGATGTAGACCTTAATGTTGGCGTACACAACATTACTTTGACAGTTACCGATGATGATGGGGATTCTGATACCGATAATGTAGTCATTACTATTACTGAAGCCGAAAACCAGGCTCCTACTGCTGATGCCGGACAGGATCAATCTATCTCAGATGAAGATGATAATGGAAGTGAGTCAGTTGAACTGGATGGCTCAGGCTCTTCTGATGATGATGGCACCATTGAAAGCTATGTCTGGACGGAGAATAATGTGGAGATCGCTACTGGCGAAACTGCCGATGTAGACCTTAATGTTGGCGTACACAACATTACACTCACTGTCACCGATGATGATGGGGATTCTGATACCGATAATGTAGTCATTACTATTACTGAAGCCGAGAACCAGCCTCCTACTGCTAATGCCGGACAGGATCAATCTATCTCAGATGAAGATGATAATGGAAGTGAAGAAGTAGGCCTTGATGCTTCTAATTCCTCTGATGCTGACGGTACCATTGAAAGCTATGTCTGGACTGAAGGCGGTAACCAGATCGCTACTGGCGAAACTGCCGATGTGGAGCTTGCTGTTGGCGTACACAACATTACGCTCACTGTCACCGATGATGATGGGGATTCTGATACTGATAATGTAGTCATTACTATTACTGAAGCCGAGAACCAGGCTCCTACCGCTGATGCCGGACAAGACCAATCTATCTCAGATGAAGATGATAATGGAAGTGAGTCAGTTGAACTGGATGGCTCAGGCTCTTCTGATGCTGATGGCACCATTGAAAGCTATGTCTGGACGGAGAATAATGTGGAGATCGCTACTGGCGAAACTGCCGATGTAGACCTTAATGTTGGCGTACACAACATTACTTTGACAGTTACCGATGATGATGAGGCTACTGACACCGATAATGTAGTCATCACCATTACTGAAGCCGAGAACCAGCCTCCTACTGCTGATGCCGGACAGGATCAATCTATATCGGATGAGGATGGTAATGGAAGTGAAGAAGTAACATTAAATGGCTCTGCCTCTTCTGATGCTGACGGTACGATCACTGATTACGTCTGGACTGAAGGAGGCAACCAGATCGCTACTGGCGAAACTGCCGATGTGGAGCTTGCTGTTGGCGTGCACAACATTACTTTGACAGTTACCGACGATGATGGAGATTCTGATACTGATAATGTAGTCATCACTATTACTGAAGCCGAAAACCAGGCTCCTACCGCTAACGCCGGACAGGATCAATCTATCTCAGATGAAGATGATAATGGAAGTGAGTCAGTTGAACTGGATGGCTCAGGCTCTTCTGATGATGATGGCACCATTGAAAGCTATGTCTGGACGGAGAACAATGTGGAGATCGCTACTGGCGAAACTGCCGATGTAGACCTTAATGTTGGCGTACACAACATTACACTCACTGTCACCGATGATGATGGGGATTCTGATACTGATAATGTAGTCATTACTATTACTGAGCCTGCTAACACTCCTCCTACCGCTGATGCCAGCAATACACAAACTGAATATACTGATGAAGATGATAATGGTAGTGAAGAAGTAAGCCTTGATGCTTCTAATTCCTCTGATGCTGATGGCACCATTGAAAGCTATGTCTGGACTGAAGGCGGTAACCAGATCGCTACTGGAATCAACCCTGATGTTACCCTCGATGTAGGCGTACACAACATTACGCTCACTGTCACCGACGATGATGGAGATTCTGATACTGATAATGTAGTCATCACTATTACTGAAGCCGAAAACCAGGCTCCTACTGCTGATGCCGGACAGGATCAATCTATCTCAGATGAAGATGATAATGGAAGTGAGTCAGTTGAACTGGATGGCTCAGGCTCTTCTGATGATGAT
Proteins encoded:
- the yidC gene encoding membrane protein insertase YidC is translated as MDRNQAIGLLLSGLLLIVYFQFFAPEPAPPAENEQQAQQVDEAPAQQQEPVMEQDAGATAEKDSLQQARNRERYGVFAQAASGAAETITVESEDVLLEINTHGGTVERVELKNYKDGSGNQLVLFNEESSDINLLAATPSGEIDLYNLYYNSDASEVSVSGEDTTVVTLSAKLDGGGQIRQVYSIPGRGYEISYHLELQNATGALNSSDLQFLWSSRLRPLEQNMEESRRRSSLNYYTADGDFEQLSSLMGDGAEEETVEVPLKWITMKQRFFSAAVIADESFSQARLTTDSPEEDNTTLVKTMNMAVNMGLEDLSNGTLSYKYYFGPNDQQVMTKVAPDFEENIDFGWPIVKWISKYPISYMFHWLEQFISNYGVIIIILVLVIKTLLFPLSYKSYISMAKIKVLKPELDEIKEKHGDDMAKAQQDQMQLYQKVGVNPLSGCVPVLLQMPILLAMFNYFPNAIELRQEPFLWAEDLSTYDSILDLPFTIPFYGDHVSLFVLLMTASTILYTWSNNQASTVQGPMKNMQYFLPLIFMFVLNSFPAALSFYYFVSNIVTFGQQAIIRKFVDDEKIRKILDENKKRNKNKKKSKFQQRLEEAMKASEDSRKNGNKGGGNKTGRKGK
- a CDS encoding beta strand repeat-containing protein; its protein translation is MQRPIAIIFFCLSCLTGSQAWAGNSNNLPHRLIFPLSAFVSPTADASNTQTEYTDEDDNGSEEVSLDASNSSDADGTIESYVWTENNVEIATGETADVELAVGVHNITLTVTDDDGDSDTDNVVITITEAENQAPTANAGQDQSISDEDDNGSEEVSLDASNSSDADGTIESYVWTEGGNQIATGINPDVTLDVGVHNITLTVTDDDGDSDTDNVVITITEPANTPPTADASNTQTEYTDEDDNGSEEVSLDASNSSDADGTIESYVWTENNVEIATGETADVELAVGVHNITLTVTDDDGDSDTDNVVITITEAENQAPTANAGQDQSISDEDDNGSEEVSLDASNSSDADGTIESYVWTEGGNQIATGINPDVTLNVGVHNITLTVTDDDGDSDTDNVVITITEAENQAPTANAGQDQSISDEDGNGSEEVSLDASNSSDADGTIESYVWTEGGNQIATGETADVELNVGVHNITLTVTDDDGDSDTDNVVITITEAENQAPTADAGQDQSISDEDDNGSESVELDGSGSSDADGTIESYVWTENNVEIATGETADVDLNVGVHNITLTVTDDDEATDTDNVVITITEAENQPPTADAGQDQSISDEDGNGSEEVTLNGSASSDADGTITDYVWTEGGNQIATGETADVELAVGVHNITLTVTDDDGDSDTDNVVITITEAENQAPTANAGQDQSISDEDDNGSESVELDGSGSSDDDGTIESYVWTENNVEIATGETADVDLNVGVHNITLTVTDDDGDSDTDNVVITITEPANTPPTADASNTQTEYTDEDDNGSEEVSLDASNSSDADGTIESYVWTEGGNQIATGINPDVTLDVGVHNITLTVTDDDGDSDTDNVVITITEAENQAPTADAGQDQSISDEDDNGSESVELDGSGSSDDDGTIESYVWTENNVEIATGETADVDLNVGVHNITLTVTDDDGDSDTDNVVITITEPANTPPTADASNTQTEYTDEDDNGSEEVSLDASNSSDADGTIESYVWTEGGNQIATGINPDVTLDVGVHNITLTVTDDDGDSDTDNVVITITEAENQAPTANAGQDQSISDEDDNGSESVELDGSGSSDADGTITDYVWTEGGNQIATGETADVDLNVGVHNITLTVTDDDGDSDTDNVVITITEPANTPPTADASNTQTEYTDEDDNGSEEVSLDASNSSDADGTIESYVWTEGGNQIATGETADVDLNVGVHNITLTVTDDDGDSDTDNVVITITEAENQAPTANAGQDQSISDEDDNGSESVELDGSGSSDDDGTIESYVWTENNVEIATGETADVDLNVGVHNITLTVTDDDGDSDTDNVVITITEAENQAPTADAGQDQSISDEDDNGSESVELDGSGSSDDDGTIESYVWTENNVEIATGETADVDLNVGVHNITLTVTDDDGDSDTDNVVITITEAENQPPTANAGQDQSISDEDDNGSEEVGLDASNSSDADGTIESYVWTEGGNQIATGETADVELAVGVHNITLTVTDDDGDSDTDNVVITITEAENQAPTADAGQDQSISDEDDNGSESVELDGSGSSDADGTIESYVWTENNVEIATGETADVDLNVGVHNITLTVTDDDEATDTDNVVITITEAENQPPTADAGQDQSISDEDGNGSEEVTLNGSASSDADGTITDYVWTEGGNQIATGETADVELAVGVHNITLTVTDDDGDSDTDNVVITITEAENQAPTANAGQDQSISDEDDNGSESVELDGSGSSDDDGTIESYVWTENNVEIATGETADVDLNVGVHNITLTVTDDDGDSDTDNVVITITEPANTPPTADASNTQTEYTDEDDNGSEEVSLDASNSSDADGTIESYVWTEGGNQIATGINPDVTLDVGVHNITLTVTDDDGDSDTDNVVITITEAENQAPTADAGQDQSISDEDDNGSESVELDGSGSSDDDGTIESYVWTENNVEIATGETADVDLNVGVHNITLTVTDDDGDSDTDNVVVVINEPETQTPFFSLVQEIFEANEDFNSAVTVAVQPDDESQEVSYSILPGSIDFATLTADNSNGIYEFESLADRNGEQEFTITATAEDDPGNQYAQNFTFRVNAVNDQPVFNLAQNNVNVEAASGARSITNFAENIAPGPATATDEASQTLAFTATATDQSLFAVQPAISNNGTLTFTPADDNIGSTAVEVILTDSGPNNGENQNSSSTTFTFAVTEQPNAEPEAEPESYTFDEDNVQVITLEGFDEDNDPLTYYIESLPINGTLTVGGVEIETEGEIEGKTVTYTPNPDYNGTDAFTFAVSDGTEPNSNVATIGLNIDPVNDAPTFTIEDDDIEGEYNAASEQTFPGFASEIEDVEGQELEFILTPADGNTLTFTQEPAIDAASGDLTFVVANNSAGIAGFTVVLSDGDDESSLQSFTIVVQAPEVEAPSNITLTPNNPVDENDEGAFIGDLSAQGTQPISFSLPEGEANNELFTINNGNELFTNGALDFETVGASLTVVVQATNGNGNTTQNFDIEVTNEEEPPTSISLDGNTIEDGDASGTTVGTLSAQGGAPVPITFSLTNALDNSNFSIQNDNQLVTAFTADYDSKSSYQVEVQAQGDGDFEQTFNISVNPPVIVAPTTITLNPTSPTVAENDENALVGTLSADGTAPISFSLTDAEDNDFFTINGNQLFVDGSLDFETVGASLTVVVQATNGNGNTTQNFDIEVTNEEEPPTSISLDGNTIEDGDASGTTVGTLSAQGGASETVTFSLPEGEADNSNFSIQNDNQLVTAFTADYDSKSSYQVEVQAQGDGDFEQTFNISVNPPVIVAPTTITLNPTSPTVAENDENALVGTLSADGTAPISFSLTDAEDNDFFTINGNQLFVDGSLDFETVGASLTVVVQATNGNGNTTQNFDIEVTNEEEPPTSISLDGNTIEDGDASGTTVGTLSAQGGASETVTFSLPEGEADNSNFSIQNDNQLVTAFTADYDSKSSYQVEVQAQGDGDFEQTFNISVNSSCHSSPYHYYTEPY
- a CDS encoding CTP synthase, with product MGSVKYIFVTGGVTSSLGKGIISASLGKLLQSRGFRVTIQKFDPYINIDPGTMNPYEHGECYVTDDGAETDLDLGHYERFLNVRTSQANNVTTGRIYNNVITKERKGVYLGKTVQVIPHITDEIKSNFFRLGEKGEFDIVITEIGGCVGDIESLPFIEAVRQARWELGSSNFLVIHLTLVPYLEAAKELKTKPTQHSVQRLSEAGVQPDILVCRSERHLPMDIRKKIALFCNVNINSVIEAVDADTIYDVPLLMRKEKLDERVLSKLKLSHKREPDIEQWKEFLGRYKNPLSEVNIGVIGKYVELPDAYKSIAEAFVHAGAENECKVRLSWISSESISEENKEEVLGELDGILVAPGFGERGIPGKLVTARYARENKIPYFGICLGMQCAVIEFARNVLDIHDANSTEMNAKTKQPVIALMEDQKNIVNKGGTMRLGAYDCELKRGSLAYQAYGRKTIQERHRHRYEYNNEYLERFEKAGMIASGINPDSKLVEVIELKDHPWFLGTQYHPELKSTVLSPHPLFVRFIKAAKENKQ